Part of the Acidimicrobiales bacterium genome is shown below.
TACGGGCTCGTGGCTTTCGCCAGCTCCCTCGACCAGATCGGGCCGCTGACGGGCAGCGTCGCCGACGCGGCCGCCTTACTGGAGGTCGTCGCCGGGCACGATCCCGAGGACTCGACCTCGTTGGCCGAGCCCGCGCCGACGGTGACGTCCGTGCTCGGCGACGGTGTCGACGGAATGAGAGTCGGCGTGGTCGCGGAGCTGATCGACGGCGTGGCCCCGGACGTGGCCGCCCGGGTCCGCCAGGCGGCCGACGCCTTGTCCTCGGCCGGCGCTCGGGTGGACGAGGCGTCGGTACCCGCGGCGGTCCACGGCCTGTCTGCCTACTACCTGATCGCCCCGGCCGAGGCCTCCTCGAACCTGGCCCGCTACGACGGCGTCCGCTATGGGCTGCGGGTCGAGGCGCCCGACATCACGGCCATGTACACCGCGACGCGCTCGGCCGGTTTCGGGTCCGAGGTGAAGCGACGGATCATGCTCGGGACCTACGCCCTGTCGGCGGGCTACTACGACGCGTACTACGGACAGGCCCAGCGGGTGCGGACGCTCATCATCCGGTCGTTCGACGCCGCCTATGCCCGCTTCGACGCTCTCCTCGCCCCGACGACTCCGACGACTGCCTTCGCCCTTGGAGCCAAGACGGCCGATCCGCTGGCCATGTACCTCACTGACGTATGCACCGTCCCGTCGAGCCTCGCCGGTCACCCGGCCATGAGCGTGCCATTCGGATCGGGCGACGACGGGATGCCCGTCGGCGTGCAGGTCCTGGCGCCGGCTCGCGGTGAGGCCGTGATGTTCCGTGTCGGCGCCGCGCTCGAGGCCTTGGCACCCGGCCCGACAGGTGTCGACGCGGTTCGCTCGCGCCGGGAGGCCGTGCGGTGAGCAGGGAGTGGGAGATGGTCGTGGGCCTCGAGGTCCACTGCGAGCTGTCCACGGCCACGAAGTTGTTCTGCTCGTCCCGGAACGTCTTCGGCGACGAGCCCAACACCAACGTGTGTCCGGTGTGCCTCGGACTCCCGGGCTCGTTGCCCGTGCTCAACGCCGGCGCCGTGGAGCTGGCGATGCGGGTCGGCGACGCCTTGCACTGCGAGATCCGCCCGTCGATCTTCCACCGCAAGAACTACTTCTATCCGGACATGCCGAAGGACTACCAGATCAGCCAGTACGACGAGCCCATCAACGTCGCCGGCTGGCTTGAGCTGGCCGACGGCAGCCGCGTCGGCATCGAGCGGGCACACCTCGAGGAGGACACGGGTAAAACGACCCACGTCGGTAGGGGTGGGCGCATCCACGAGGCCACCGAGTCGCTGGTGGACTACAACCGGGCGGGGGTGCCCCTGCTCGAGATCGTCAGCGCCCCTGACATCCGCTCGGCCGACCAGGCCCGCGTCTACGTCGGCGAGCTACGGGGCATCCTCATCGCCACCGGCGCGTCGGACGCCCGCATGGAGGAGGGGTCGCTCAGGGTCGACGCCAACGTCTCGGTTCGCCCGGCCGGGAGCGCCGAGCTGGGGACCAGGGCCGAGATCAAGAACATGAACTCGCTGCGCTCGCTCGGACGAGCCATCGAGCACGAGGCCGAGCGTCAGGTCGCGCTGCTCGAGGCGGGCGAGCCCGTCGCGCAGGAGACCCGGCACTGGAACGAGGTCGAGGGGCGAACGAGCTCGCTGCGCTCCAAAGAGGAGGCCTACGACTACCGCTACTTCCCTGAGCCCGACCTGTTGCCGGTCGCGCCCGACCCCGCCTGGATCTCGAAGGTGCGGGCCTCGGCCGCCACGTTGCCGGCCGAGCGGCGGGCGCAGCTCTCGGCTGCGGCGTCTGACGACGGAAAGGCGGACGGTGAGGTCCCGGCGGGCTTGGTGGCCACCCTGGTCGAGCTCGATCTCGACGGCCTGGTGCTGGGCGCCATTGACGCCGGCGCCGAGCCCAAGCTCGCTGTCAACCGGGCCGCCAACGAGGCGGCGGCTCGCCCCGACGCCGCCCGCAAGCTCGACCCGCGCGCCTTCGCTGCGCTGCTGAGCATGGAGACGAGCGGGCGGCTGAGCGCCACCCAGGCCAAGACCGTCCTCGGCGTGATGTTGGAGGACGGTGGCGACCCGGCCGACATCGCCCGGGGCCGAGGGTTCGAGGGGCTCTCGGAGGAGGCGCTGGCGGGGGTGGTCGACTCGGTCCTGGCCGCCAACCCTGGCGAGTGGCAACGCTTCCAGGACGGCGACCCGAAGGTGTCGCAGTTCCTGGTGGGTCAGGTGATGCGGGAGACGCGGGGCAAGGCCAACGGCAAGGCGGTCATGGCCCTGCTGGCGGCGCGCAAGGGCTGAGGCCGGCCCGGGAGGTCCGGGACTACTGGCGCAGAGCTGGGTAGTAGTTCTCCGCGCCGATGGCCTTGATGTCGTCGATCCAGCAGCTGTCGTAGACGCCATTGGCCCCCTGATTGCCCGGGCTCACCAGGTTCCAGGCCTCACGGCGGTAGGTCCAGTTATCGGGCTGGAGGCGGTGCGCCTCCTTGA
Proteins encoded:
- the gatA gene encoding Asp-tRNA(Asn)/Glu-tRNA(Gln) amidotransferase subunit GatA → MSEAVLALAQAVRHGDRSARELTEERLAAIATAEPEVHAFNLVTADAARAEADEVDRRVAAGEDVGPLAGLPVALKDNICTRGVPTTCSSRILDGWRPPYDATVVTRLRSAGAVIVGKTNLDEFAMGSSTENSAFGPTRNPHDPSRVPGGSSGGSAAAVAAGFVPMALGSDTGGSIRQPAALCGVVGVKPTYGVVSRYGLVAFASSLDQIGPLTGSVADAAALLEVVAGHDPEDSTSLAEPAPTVTSVLGDGVDGMRVGVVAELIDGVAPDVAARVRQAADALSSAGARVDEASVPAAVHGLSAYYLIAPAEASSNLARYDGVRYGLRVEAPDITAMYTATRSAGFGSEVKRRIMLGTYALSAGYYDAYYGQAQRVRTLIIRSFDAAYARFDALLAPTTPTTAFALGAKTADPLAMYLTDVCTVPSSLAGHPAMSVPFGSGDDGMPVGVQVLAPARGEAVMFRVGAALEALAPGPTGVDAVRSRREAVR
- the gatB gene encoding Asp-tRNA(Asn)/Glu-tRNA(Gln) amidotransferase subunit GatB, translated to MSREWEMVVGLEVHCELSTATKLFCSSRNVFGDEPNTNVCPVCLGLPGSLPVLNAGAVELAMRVGDALHCEIRPSIFHRKNYFYPDMPKDYQISQYDEPINVAGWLELADGSRVGIERAHLEEDTGKTTHVGRGGRIHEATESLVDYNRAGVPLLEIVSAPDIRSADQARVYVGELRGILIATGASDARMEEGSLRVDANVSVRPAGSAELGTRAEIKNMNSLRSLGRAIEHEAERQVALLEAGEPVAQETRHWNEVEGRTSSLRSKEEAYDYRYFPEPDLLPVAPDPAWISKVRASAATLPAERRAQLSAAASDDGKADGEVPAGLVATLVELDLDGLVLGAIDAGAEPKLAVNRAANEAAARPDAARKLDPRAFAALLSMETSGRLSATQAKTVLGVMLEDGGDPADIARGRGFEGLSEEALAGVVDSVLAANPGEWQRFQDGDPKVSQFLVGQVMRETRGKANGKAVMALLAARKG